The Candida dubliniensis CD36 chromosome 5, complete sequence genome has a window encoding:
- a CDS encoding glutamyl-tRNA(gln) amidotransferase subunit, mitochondrial precursor, putative (In S. cerevisiae: may be involved in aerobic respiration), with protein MRKTVTPIRLLSDGIRVKDKWNSLISNLEIEPTNSAGPLSGTTYIVKDNIVTNHGYTTAASKILSNYESPFNATILDLLSNNGSKLIGKSNLDEFGMGSANYNSYFNKVINPYDDTKVPGGSSGGSAASVAGKMCSFSIGTDTGGSVRLPASYCNVFGFKPTYGRISRWGVIPYAQTLDTVGIIGDNVNIIKRVYDVLNRCDNKDPTCLPEDVRKKIPTTEKKILTIGVPNEFVLKELSADVREAWEYALTKICELGHSVKPITIKTIKKALPSYYTLATAEAASNLSRYDGIRYGYNTNEMVHSPIELIATNRSNGFGSEVQRRILLGNYTLSSDSGDHYLRATQIREELCAEFSSVFNNSHVLLQDEQSSNNVDLIMSPTSTSTAPTWDEYVSANEKNFLNSYVNDVLTVPASLAGIPAISVPVNGIGIQLMGQFGDDDLVLQLADQI; from the coding sequence atgAGGAAAACAGTAACACCAATCCGTTTATTATCTGACGGTATTCGTGTCAAAGATAAATGGAATAGTTTGATCTCCaatcttgaaattgaaCCAACAAACAGTGCCGGCCCACTATCTGGAACCACCTATATAGTGAAGGACAATATAGTCACAAACCATGGTTATACCACTGCTGCGTCTAAAATACTATCTAATTACGAATCACCTTTTAATGCCACAATACTAGACTTGTTGTCAAATAATGGTTCGAAACTAATAGGTAAATCAAACTTGGATGAATTCGGTATGGGATCAGCAAACTATAATTCATACTTTAACAAAGTGATTAATCCCTATGATGATACGAAAGTTCCCGGTGGCTCTTCTGGTGGCTCTGCTGCTTCTGTTGCTGGGAAAATGTGTTCATTCAGTATTGGCACTGATACAGGAGGATCGGTGCGGTTGCCAGCAAGCTATTGTAACGTATTTGGATTTAAACCTACTTATGGTCGAATTTCTAGATGGGGAGTTATACCTTACGCCCAGACATTAGATACAGTGGGAATTATAGGTGACAATGTCAATATTATAAAACGTGTTTATGATGTGCTTAATAGGTGTGATAATAAAGATCCCACTTGTTTGCCTGAGGATgttagaaagaaaattccAACCactgaaaagaaaatattgacCATTGGGGTTCCAAATGAGTTTGTGTTGAAAGAATTATCTGCCGATGTTAGAGAAGCCTGGGAATACGCACTTACCAAAATATGTGAATTAGGGCATTCAGTGAAGCCTATAACTATAAAGACTATTAAGAAGGCATTACCATCATACTATACTTTAGCAACTGCTGAAGCTGCGTCAAATCTTTCAAGATATGATGGCATAAGATACGGGTATAACACTAACGAAATGGTTCATTCGCCCATAGAATTAATTGCAACCAATAGATCAAACGGTTTTGGTAGTGAAGTGCAGAGACGTATTTTATTAGGAAACTATACCTTGTCTTCTGACTCTGGGGACCATTATTTGAGAGCTACCCAAATTCGAGAGGAATTGTGTGCAGAATTCTCCTCagttttcaacaattctcATGTATTGCTTCAGGATGAACAATCACTGAACAATGTAGATTTGATAATGTcaccaacatcaacaaGCACAGCACCTACGTGGGACGAATATGTTTCAGCAAATGAGAAGAATTTCTTAAACAGTTATGTAAATGACGTCCTAACGGTCCCCGCATCCTTAGCAGGGATTCCAGCAATATCTGTACCGGTCAATGGGATCGGGATTCAATTGATGGGACAATTTGGTGACGATGACTTGGTTTTACAATTGGCTGATCAAATCTAG
- a CDS encoding phosphatidylserine decarboxylase proenzyme precursor, putative [contains: phosphatidylserine decarboxylase beta chain; phosphatidylserine decarboxylase alpha chain] (Similar to S. cerevisiae PSD2;~In S. cerevisiae: converts phosphatidylserine to phosphatidylethanolamine) — protein sequence MRSSGYLNSNNGSSTSLESNNVNKSTDKNQLYLKVVCNCATDLVPQGITGTGSESKKTYSSSKSINPVLVVQLNNTIKSTSKKLNTNQPSWNDELYMPLKHQDDSSLLIFSVWDKHTRYKNYLGELRLNVRDVFVDNGNFVDKTELKWYHLNSNTKYHSFITGSILVGFELVIKNKKKRFHSSYNDKFQQLSIDSDVESAFKSWLSNLTKPTIYSVNNKINPNDQGFYDDELVNEADLESVLTDKSKKSHLNVPGVNGLLSVPGDDSNDAGSFSDTSFLSDGGYASDASANLFDHREALPDSKKSRIKSKMRLRRSKQEYENFELASRQVLGVVFIEIVSCEDLPPYKNFTRTSFDMDPFVVVSFGKKTFRTGWKRHTLNPVFNERLAFELLPHESNFSIQFLVLDKDHFSFHDNVAHISLPLRTLTEYATAKPTEGENSDVNTSDSNSNSQIGNGFTTEDTEFPENDSVQIIENETPSNKQSRKRYLSRKKVVKTHLDLKKFKAMSLSLQLHDQKYIGKYAPKLKIRVRFETYPELRKKFWRVLLEESISTPDNRDSCDYIELISLLDTLGCVNSDELVELFYSNLGKSSWGGDLLFFDEIVDQMETYINQNADNGKVKIFEFEKCPICNQKRVSKKQDLDIITHFAICASKDWSVVSKLLSSSYVTPTQATKKWFTKALIKLTYGKYKLGGNSANILVQDRMTGIIVEEKMSVYVRLGIRLLYKGLDKARSKRVRILLKNMSIKQGKKFDAPQSKSDIASFIRFHKLDLDECEIDDPSQFATFNDFFYRKLKPGAREIEDEKNSKIVTSPADCRSVVFESIDKATQLWIKGTGFTIPKLIHNDHSMRISSYTLGIFRLAPQDYHRFHSPVDGVIESIKHIDGEYYTVNPMAIRSELDVFGENVRTIVTIKTKDFGNIYFIAVGAMMVGSIVLTKDTGYEISKGEELGYFKFGGSTVLLLIESDKFKFDTDLVKNSSSGLETLLRVGQSIGHSPDIDEYKRDHISFDKLDKNKQLRLIRVLTGGDLKDKHMLSNWEATKIDMEDFQAIEDEETFDEDILDEDASIKSED from the coding sequence ATGAGATCTTCTGGGTATTTAAATTCCAACAATGGTTCATCGACGTCTTTGGAATCAAATAATGTAAACAAATCGACCgataaaaatcaattgtatCTCAAAGTTGTTTGTAATTGTGCTACAGATTTAGTGCCACAAGGTATTACAGGAACTGGCAGTGAGTCCAAAAAAACTTATTCTTCGAgcaaatcaatcaatccaGTTTTGGTTGTCCAATTAAACAATACTATTAAATCGACCTCCAAGAAATTAAACACCAATCAGCCAAGTTGGAATGATGAGCTTTACATGCCATTAAAACACCAAGATGATTCATCTTTGTTAATATTTTCTGTGTGGGACAAGCATACTAGATACAAAAACTATCTAGGAGAATTAAGATTGAACGTGAGAGATGTTTTCGTTGATAATGGTAATTTTGTCGATAAGACTGAATTGAAATGGTACCACTTGAATTCCAATACCAAATATCATTCATTTATCACGGGCTCGATTTTGGTTGGTTTTGAATTAgtaatcaaaaataaaaagaagcGGTTCCACAGTTCCTATAACGATAAATTCCAGCAATTGTCTATAGATTCAGACGTTGAATCTGCATTTAAAAGCTGGTTGTCTAATTTGACTAAGCCTACAATTTATTCTGtaaataacaaaataaacCCCAATGACCAAGGAttttatgatgatgaattggtGAATGAAGCTGATCTAGAATCCGTTTTGACGGACAAATCCAAGAAAAGCCATTTGAATGTTCCTGGGGTAAATGGTCTATTGTCGGTACCTGGTGATGATTCTAATGATGCGGGTTCCTTTTCCGATACATCATTTCTTTCTGATGGTGGATATGCAAGTGATGCATCTGCTAATTTGTTTGACCACAGAGAGGCGTTGCCCGATCTGAAGAAATCAAGAATAAAGTCCAAAATGAGACTTCGCAGatcaaaacaagaatatgaaaattttgaacTAGCAAGCCGTCAGGTTCTTGGTGTTGTGTTTATTGAAATCGTTTCGTGTGAGGATTTACCACCTTATAAAAACTTCACCCGTACGTCTTTTGATATGGATCCATTTGTGGTTGTTAGTTTTGGTAAGAAAACATTTAGAACTGGATGGAAAAGACACACTTTAAATCCTGTTTTCAACGAACGGTTAGCTTTTGAGTTACTTCCTCATGAAAGTAATTTCAGTATTCAGTTCTTGGTGCTTGATAAGGATCATTTCTCGTTTCATGATAATGTGGCTCATATTTCTTTGCCCTTGAGAACGTTGACTGAGTATGCGACTGCAAAACCAACTGAAGGCGAAAACTCTGATGTCAATACCAGTgacagcaacagcaataGCCAGATAGGAAATGGCTTTACCACTGAGGATACAGAATTCCCAGAAAATGATTCTGTACAAATTATAGAGAATGAGACTCCAAGTAACAAACAGAGTCGTAAAAGATATTTATCTCGGAAAAAGGTTGTTAAGACACAtttagatttgaaaaagtttAAAGCAATGTCCTTAAGTTTGCAGTTGCATGATCAAAAGTATATTGGTAAATATGCACCCAAATTAAAGATTAGAGTTAGATTTGAAACTTATCCAGAATTGCGCAAGAAATTTTGGAGAGTCTTGTTAGAAGAAAGTATTTCTACCCCAGATAATCGTGACAGTTGCGATTACATTGAATTAATATCTTTGTTAGACACGTTGGGTTGTGTTAATAGTGATGAATTGGTGgaattattttattcaaatttggGGAAACTGTCCTGGGGAGGtgatttgttattttttgatgAAATCGTTGATCAGATGGAAACCTACATCAATCAAAATGCTGACAATGGTAAAgtcaaaatatttgaatttgaaaaatgtcCAATTTGTAACCAAAAACGAGTTTCGAAAAAGCAAGATTTGGATATAATCACCCATTTTGCTATATGTGCTAGTAAAGATTGGAGTGTGGTTAGTAAATTACTCCTGTCGTCTTATGTTACACCTACTCAGGCTACGAAAAAATGGTTTACCAAGGCATTGATTAAATTGACATATGGGAAATACAAATTAGGTGGGAATTCTGCCAATATCTTGGTTCAGGATAGAATGACAGGAATTATAgtggaagaaaaaatgaGTGTTTACGTGAGATTAGGTATAAGATTATTGTATAAGGGATTGGATAAAGCCCGATCGAAGCGAGTTAGAATtttattgaagaatatgTCAATAAAACAGGGCAAAAAATTTGATGCACCACAACTGAAATCAGATATAGCTTCATTTATTAGGTTTCATAAACTAGACCTTGATGAATGTGAAATAGATGATCCGTCACAATTTGCTACCTTTAATGACTTTTTCTATAGGAAACTAAAACCAGGGGCCAGAGAAATTGAAGACGAAAAGAACTCCAAGATTGTTACTAGTCCAGCAGATTGTCGGTCGGTGgtttttgaatcaattgataaggCAACGCAGTTGTGGATAAAAGGTACAGGGTTTACTATACCAAAGTTGATTCATAATGATCATCTGATGCGTATATCTTCTTACACATTGGGTATTTTCAGATTAGCTCCACAAGATTATCATCGTTTCCATTCACCAGTCGATGGAGTTATTGAAAGCATTAAGCATATTGATGGAGAGTATTACACTGTCAACCCAATGGCTATTCGATCGGAATTGGATGTATTTGGAGAGAACGTCAGAACAATTGTAACtattaaaacaaaagatTTTGGAAATATATACTTTATTGCTGTTGGAGCTATGATGGTTGGATCGATTGTTCTTACAAAAGACACAGGGTACGAAATCTCAAAAGGTGAAGAATTGGGGtattttaaatttggaGGGTCTACtgttttattgttaattgAAAGTgacaaatttaaatttgatactGATCTTGTCAAAAACTCATCGTCCGGTTTAGAGACTCTTCTTCGAGTGGGTCAAAGCATTGGCCATAGTCCAGATATTGACGAGTACAAGCGTGATCATATTTCgtttgataaattggatAAGAATAAACAACTTCGATTGATTAGAGTATTGACTGGTGGTGACTTAAAAGATAAACATATGCTAAGTAACTGGGAAGCTACCAAGATAGATATGGAAGATTTTCAAGCTATTGAAGACGAAGAAACATTTGATGAGGATATACTTGATGAAGATGCATCAATCAAAAGTGAAGATTAA
- a CDS encoding methionyl-tRNA synthetase, cytoplasmic, putative (Similar to S. cerevisiae MES1;~In S. cerevisiae: forms a complex with glutamyl-tRNA synthetase (Gus1p) and Arc1p, which increases the catalytic efficiency of both tRNA synthetases; also has a role in nuclear export of tRNAs) yields MSLEVYGVKGNTLLALANNLKLSIALAAFQPKVELALNEVESNLSLKDKKSGFELVEPNAIVKYLANDFNTTEAIQFEEEVLYAAIKSNKKDEIAKITGLPKFAKEELTPSQIIVFASLYPAFKDNKENEWFIKFSQLPEVATGIKNALEITPVEREKETNTGKQNVETGHLVKKQANKILPKSDERNILITSALPYVNNVPHLGNIVGSVLSADIYSRYAKNRNYNTLFICGTDEYGTATETKALEENVTPQQLCDKYHAIHKEVYDWFDIGFDYFGRTTTPLQTEIAQDIFMKLHNKGYLEEKTTEQLYCEHHKSFLADRFVEGTCPKCDYEDARGDQCDKCGNLLDPLELINPRCKVDGNTPVVKESTHIYLKLNDLEEPLKEWVLDSSAKGAWSKNSKNITDSWIKRGLEPRCITRDLIWGTPVPLKGYDKKVLYVWFDATIGYVSITANYFKDSNTDDYLKWWRNPENVDLYQFMGKDNVPFHTVVFPASQIGTGDKWTKLHHLSTTEYLQYENGKFSKSRGVGVFGNNAKETGVSPSVWRYYLASNRPETQDAHFSWDEFVAKNNSELLANLGNFVNRIVKFVIAKYNGVIPKFDTKNIPDYGKFETDINSLLASYIDNMENVNLRKGLELAMAISSRGNQFLQDNKLDNSLYANQPAKSDAVVAVAINLVYLVSAIIYPFMPETTAKIDQILNAPALSITNKFELVLLPGHCIGKAQYLFTRIDDKKIDEWRKLYGGQQKK; encoded by the coding sequence atgtCCTTGGAAGTATATGGAGTTAAAGGTAACACATTATTAGCATTGGCTAATAACTTAAAGTTATCTATTGCATTAGCAGCTTTTCAACCTAAAGTGGAATTAGCTTTGAATGAAgttgaatcaaatttgtCTTTAAAAGATAAGAAATCCGGTTTTGAATTGGTTGAGCCAAATGCAATCGTTAAATACTTAGCCAACGACTTCAACACCACTGAAGCTATTCAATTTGAGGAAGAAGTGTTGTATGCagcaattaaatcaaacaagAAAGATGAAATCGCCAAAATCACCGGTTTACCAAAGTTTGCTAAGGAAGAACTAACACCTTCTCAGATTATTGTATTTGCAAGTTTATATCCTGCTTTCAAAgacaataaagaaaatgaatgGTTTATCAAGTTTTCACAATTACCAGAAGTTGCAACAGGTATCAAAAACGCTTTAGAAATTACCCCAGTGGAAAGAGAAAAGGAAACCAACACCGGGAAGCAAAATGTCGAAACTGGTCATTTAGTGAAAAAACAAGCAAACAAAATTCTTCCTAAATCTGACGAAAGAAACATTTTAATTACTTCAGCCTTACCATATGTTAACAATGTTCCTCATTTGGGTAACATTGTTGGGTCGGTTTTGTCTGCTGACATTTACAGCCGTTATGCCAAGAATAGAAACTACAATACTTTATTCATTTGTGGTACTGATGAATACGGTACTGCCACAGAGACCAAGGCTTTGGAAGAAAATGTCACCCCACAACAATTATGTGACAAATACCATGCTATTCATAAAGAAGTCTATGATTGGTTTGATATTGGATTTGACTATTTCGGGAGAACCACAACCCCTTTGCAAACTGAAATTGCTCAAGATATATTTATGAAATTGCACAATAAAGGATACttggaagaaaaaactaCAGAACAATTATATTGTGAACACCATAAATCTTTCCTTGCTGACAGATTTGTTGAAGGTACTTGTCCAAAATGTGATTATGAAGATGCCAGAGGAGACCAATGTGACAAATGTGGTAACTTATTGGATCCATTGGAATTGATTAATCCCCGTTGTAAAGTTGATGGCAATACCCCTGTTGTTAAAGAATCAACCCATATTTACCTTAAGTTGAATGACTTGGAAGAACCATTGAAGGAATGGGTTCTTGATTCTTCAGCAAAGGGTGCTTGGTCCAAAAATTCTAAGAATATTACAGACTCTTGGATTAAAAGAGGTTTAGAACCAAGATGTATTACCAGAGATTTAATCTGGGGTACACCAGTTCCATTGAAGGGATACGACAAGAAAGTTTTATACGTGTGGTTTGATGCCACAATTGGTTATGTTTCCATAACTGCTAATTATTTCAAAGATTCAAACACCGATGATTATCTCAAATGGTGGAGAAACCCAGAGAACGTTGATTTGTATCAGTTTATGGGTAAAGATAATGTTCCATTCCATACTGTTGTTTTCCCAGCCTCTCAAATTGGTACTGGTGACAAGTGGACCAAGTTACACCATTTGAGTACTACCGAATATTTGCAATATGAAAACGGCAAATTCTCCAAGAGTAGAGGTGTTGGAGTGTTTGGTAACAATGCCAAGGAAACTGGAGTCTCACCTTCTGTTTGGAGATATTACTTGGCCTCAAATAGACCAGAAACTCAAGATGCTCATTTCTCCTGGGATGAATTTGTTGCTAAAAACAATTCTGAATTATTGGCCAATTTGGGTAACTTTGTTAATAGAATTGTTAAGTTTGTTATTGCCAAATATAATGGAGTTATTCCAAAATTCGATACTAAGAACATACCAGATTACGGCAAGTTTGAAACTGATATTAATTCTTTGTTGGCCAGTTACATTGACAACATGGAAAATGTGAATTTGAGAAAAGGTTTAGAACTTGCCATGGCTATATCATCCAGAGGGAACCAATTTTTGCAAGACAACAAGTTGGATAATTCGTTGTATGCCAACCAACCTGCCAAATCAGATGcagttgttgctgttgcaattaatttggtttatttagTTAGTGCTATTATTTACCCTTTTATGCCAGAAACAACAGctaaaattgatcaaattttgaatgCTCCTGCCTTATCAATTacaaataaatttgaattggtGTTGTTACCAGGTCACTGTATTGGTAAAGCACAATATTTGTTCACAAGAATTGATGACAAGAAGATTGATGAATGGAGAAAATTGTATGGTGGACAACAAAAGAAgtaa
- a CDS encoding GTP cyclohydrolase I, putative (Similar to S. cerevisiae FOL2;~In S. cerevisiae: catalyzes the first step in the folic acid biosynthetic pathway), which yields MSNPSHNPKHHLREEDANGTQEGLKSTVPIKRSKLVASSNLVSPNFLPRDLIETPLQTRAASPLILNPPIDSDGLSWPSQGARLRIEQTSEEAKAREERIASAVKVILEELGEDTSREGLLETPERYARAMLYFTKGYEDNIRDVIKRAVFEEDHDEMVIVRDIEIYSLCEHHLVPFFGKAHIAYIPNKRVLGLSKLARLAEMYSRRFQVQERLTKQIAMALSEILKPRGVAVVIEATHMCMVSRGVQKTGSSTTTSCMLGCFRDQQKTREEFLTLLGRK from the coding sequence ATGTCAAATCCATCACATAATCCAAAACACCATCTTCGCGAAGAAGATGCCAATGGAACTCAAGAAGGACTAAAATCAACTGTACCTATCAAAAGATCTAAATTGGTTGCTTCATCGAATTTAGTATCTCCAAATTTTTTACCTAGAGATTTAATAGAAACTCCCTTGCAAACACGTGCAGCATCTCCATTGATCTTAAACCCACCAATTGATAGCGATGGGTTATCATGGCCATCTCAAGGTGCAAGACTTAGAATAGAACAAACATCAGAAGAAGCTAAAGCAAGAGAAGAACGTATTGCCTCAGCTGTGAAAGTAATTTTGGAGGAATTAGGTGAGGATACTTCACGTGAAGGATTATTGGAAACCCCTGAACGATATGCTCGTGCCATGTTATACTTCACAAAAGGATATGAAGATAATATCAGGGATGTTATTAAAAGAGCAGTTTTTGAAGAAGATCATGATGAAATGGTTATTGTAAGAGATATTGAGATTTATTCGCTTTGTGAACATCATTTGGTCCCATTTTTCGGGAAAGCTCATATCGCATATATTCCCAATAAAAGAGTTTTAGGGTTAAGTAAGTTGGCAAGATTAGCAGAAATGTATTCCAGAAGATTCCAGGTACAAGAAAGACTAACCAAACAAATTGCCATGGCCTTAAGTGAAATCTTGAAACCAAGAGGTGTTGCCGTTGTTATTGAAGCCACACATATGTGTATGGTTAGTAGAGGAGTTCAGAAAACCGGTTCTTCAACCACCACAAGTTGTATGTTGGGCTGCTTCCGTGATCAACAAAAGACAAGAGAGGAATTTTTAACCTTATTAGGGCGGAAATAA